Proteins encoded in a region of the Phaenicophaeus curvirostris isolate KB17595 chromosome 1, BPBGC_Pcur_1.0, whole genome shotgun sequence genome:
- the SOWAHC gene encoding ankyrin repeat domain-containing protein SOWAHC, translated as MAELRQEAVVGFLASRGGRAPNAELLEHFREWLSPADRDRRDAARRRFKEVVNAVAAVRQDPGTGVKYVHLRRRFCPAEPPREGKEEEEEKGDAGGRRGEPPRAGGGRRGAGEEAEEAAGGGRRGQREPPRSPKRGAATRGRDSDSASVASEEEGSGGSGGGGSAALDPLEHAWMLSASDGRWESLEGLLSVEPALLGKRDFITGFTVLHWAAKHGRQELLAALVGFARRHRVPVDINARTSGGHTALHLAAMHGHAEVVKLLVGAFDADVDIRDYSGRKAAQYLQRGAAGDVRSLVGAPDDEEEEEGEAAGNGSGRWRLSKVLPSNLIGYRLSHHHHSAGDEAEGAEGAAVPGKGKEMARKASGSGRMKPRLNKIRFRTQIIHNTPSFRGDAEEEEQDEKSLKAPFQLRPKSNVFG; from the coding sequence ATGGCGGAGCTGCGGCAGGAGGCGGTGGTGGGGTTCCTGGCTtcgcggggcgggcgggcgccGAACGCCGAGCTGCTGGAGCATTTCCGCGAGTGGCTCAGCCCCGCGGACCGCGACCGCCGCgacgccgcccgccgccgcttCAAGGAGGTGGTGAACGCCGTGGCCGCCGTGCGCCAGGACCCCGGCACCGGGGTGAAGTACGTGCATCTCCGCCGCCGCTTCTGCCCCGCGGAGCCGCCCCgcgaggggaaggaggaggaggaggagaagggggatgcgggcgggcggcggggagaACCCCCCCgtgcgggcggcgggcggcgcggggccggggaggaggcggaggaggctgcgggcggcgggcggcggggccaGCGGGAGCCGCCGCGCTCGCCCAAACGCGGAGCCGCGACCCGCGGCCGCGACTCGGACAGCGCCTCGGTGGCGTCCGAGGAGGAGGGgagcggcggcagcggcggcggcggctcggCGGCTCTGGACCCCCTGGAGCACGCCTGGATGCTGTCGGCTTCGGACGGGCGGTGGGAGAGCCTGGAGGGGCTGCTGAGCGTCGAGCCGGCGCTGCTGGGCAAGAGGGACTTCATCACCGGGTTCACGGTGCTGCACTGGGCCGCCAAGCACGGgcggcaggagctgctggccgCCCTGGTCGGGTTCGCCCGGCGGCACCGGGTGCCCGTGGACATCAACGCGCGGACGAGCGGCGGGCACACGGCGCTGCACCTCGCCGCCATGCACGGCCACGCCGAGGTGGTCAAGCTGCTGGTCGGGGCCTTCGACGCCGACGTGGACATCCGCGACTACAGCGGGCGCAAAGCCGCGCAGTACCTGCAGCGGGGCGCCGCGGGGGACGTGCGCAGCCTGGTGGGAGCCCCGgacgacgaggaggaggaggaaggggaggccGCCGGCAACGGGAGCGGGCGCTGGAGGCTCTCCAAGGTGTTGCCCTCCAACCTCATCGGCTACCGGCTCTCCCACCACCATCACAGCGCCGGGGACGAAGCGGAGGGCGCCGAGGGGGCGGCCGTGccgggcaagggcaaggagatgGCCAGGAAAGCCTCCGGCAGCGGGCGGATGAAGCCTCGGCTTAATAAGATCCGCTTCAGGACTCAGATCATCCACAACACGCCTTCCTTTCGCGGCGACGccgaggaagaggagcaggacGAGAAATCCCTGAAAGCACCCTTCCAGCTCAGGCCAAAGTCCAATGTCTTTGGATAA